The Theobroma cacao cultivar B97-61/B2 chromosome 2, Criollo_cocoa_genome_V2, whole genome shotgun sequence genome includes the window AAGATATCTATTTTGAGCAACTTGAAGGCTATGTTGCACTAGGCACAAAGAACAAATTCTACAAGTTAATCAAAGCCCTTTATAAGCTTAAACAAGCCCCAAGAACATGGTATGAAAAAATGGGCAGTTACTTGCAGAGCTAAGGCTTGATTAGAAGTGCCAGTGTCAAGTAACAATATTTAGTTGATTATATCactttatgttgatgacttACTTATTACAAGACTAGATGGCAAATTTGTGGATGACTTTAAAACTAAGATGCAGactgaatttgagatgagtgATCTAGGAAAAATGTCTTTTTTCCTTGGTCTGTAAATTCAACAAAGTTCATGTCATATTCTGTTACATTAGAAGAAATATGCTTATGAATTGTTGAAAAAATTCAGAATGGAGAATTGTAAAGTAGTTGTAGCACCTCTAGCTTGTGGTAGCAAATTTAGCAAGGATGATAGAAGTGCTGATTTAGATGAAACATACTATAGAAGGTTAATTGGAAGTCTTCTATATCTTTCTGCTTCAAGACCTAACGTTATGTATGCCACTAGTTTAGTCTCAAGGTTTATGCACAAGCCTTCTAAGACTCATCTAATTACTACTAAAAGAGTACTCAGGTACATTAAAGGGACCTTGAGTTATGGCTTGAAGTTCTGTAAAGTTGAGAAACAAGAGCTTCAAAGCTACTATGACAGTGATTAAGGTGGAAGTGTGGATGATTTGAAGAGTACCAGTGGTTATTACTTTTCTCTTGGGAAAGCTATCTTTGCTTGGAACtcaaaaaaacaagaaataattGCTTAGTCATTTGCAAAAGTAGAATATGTTGTAGCTGCATTAGCTATAAACCAAGCAATATGGCTAAGAAAGATTCTCCAAGATCTAAAGTTTAATTGTGATAAATCAACTACTCTTGGATGGATAACAAATTTGCCATAGCAATGGCTCAAAATCTAATATATCATGGTAGGACTAAGCATAAATCAAGCATTACGCAATTAGGGAAGCAGTGAAGAATGGAGAGAGATCTGTCAAGTACTGTAACACAGATGATCAGCTAACAAATATTTGCACCAAAGGACTCAGTAAAGAGAAGTTCGAGACTTTGAAAGCTAAGCTAGGAATGTGCAGATCAAACATTCAAGAGGTGTGTTGAAGATGGAAGTTTGCTTCCTTCATTTGAGGCAAAAAATTCAAGCTTAATTGGTAATTGACAAGGCTTGTGCCTGTCacgtgattttttttttgttagttaTCAACCATGCTTATCGAGTGTTgaggtttttttctttttctttcttttattatctGTTGTTTGTTATGCCTTGGGATTGCAAATTCCAAGTGCTACTAAAACCTTAGGTTGAGCATAGGGGACTGTGAATggattcatttctttttacattttattataaaaatagtTGTATAATATGTTggctttttattttaattggtgattcaaaatttaatatatctATGATGAGATGTGACTCTTAATTGTAGAAAGGTATGCCTCTTTGATAATTAGAATAATACGTTTGTTCACTTTATGAATAGATGTGTTTGTATAATGAAAAGACACATTGTTGATGTTTTATTATCTATAAATACTTATCCCCTCATCGTCGAAAAgcactttttatcttttgtatCCTAACTTCAAAATTCTCCTAATCCCTTCTTTCTTAGAAAATCATTCTAAGCATTTTATGCTTCCAAaaactctatttttcttcattctaaAATTCCTTCAAAAGCAATTGagagattttttaatttactgAATTTTCTATTTGAGTGAATATTAGAAGATGTTTGAGTGATTTGTTGTATCTTAGGAATAGAACGTTATCAATTGCTATTTGTACTGAAGTAGCCACAAAAATCTACTTTGAAATTAGTGCCTTTTATAAAGTGCCTCGAAACTAGTTTTCACATTTAAACTCTTTTTCATATCTTTTGTAGTCAACTATTGagtcttcattatttttttgtgttattttttatattttcaagtATAGAGTCTAATATAATAGGCAtcgttttttcttcttgtaaACAACCTTCATATATGAAAGGCTTATTACCGTTATAAAATTGTTcttctttccaaaaaaaaaaaaaaactaacaaaaacTATTCATTCTTATATGAACATGTCCTCAGAAACTATCATTGGTATCATCCAGGCTTCTTTGTTAGAAATAATGGGATCTATTAGCATTAATCCCACTAGTATAAATTATCTAAGTCGTAATTTTTGTAACgattaaagaaaaactttttcGTGTCAGGGAAGATCAACTGCCCTTTTCAGTAGcaacaaagaaaatattctaattaaattgtaTGCTAACTTACTAGTATTtcatgatttgattaagcgATCTATTAATCTTGAGTGTAAAGTATAAACAGTCTTCTGACTTCCAACAATGATCAACGCTACCAACCAGCAAGAtataagattatgattgaatcAGAACCTTAGATTTCCTCAGCTTGAAACTATTAAGCCCCACAAAACAACTCCAAGGAGAAAAGTAAAGACTGTAAAAGATGGGGTTCAGTTATATATAAACTAACAGCCCGAGATGGAATCAATAAGCGACATTATTCCAGCTCCAGGTGTAACATAGCAAATGGCTGATGTTCCAGAAGCGCCCGTATTCAACATCCCGGAGGTGAAATTGAGCTCCTCCTCCGGCCACCGAAACATGCCCGTGATTGGAATGGGCACGATGGCAGACCCCTTTGATGAAACAGCTTTGAAAGAGGCAGTCCTGGAGGCTATCAGGGTTGGTTACAGGCACTTTGACACTGCCTCGCTGTACAGGTCCGAGAAGCCCTTGGGAGAAGCTTTAGCAGAAGCACTTAAACTTGGCCTTATCGCATCTCGGGAAGAACTATTCATCACTTCCAAGCTGTGGTGCACTGATGCTCATGCTGATCTTGTTGTTCCTGCTCTCAAGAATTCTTTGAGGTAAAATCTTTACCTTTAAGTCCCTTAATCAAAGACTAAAGAATCTGATCCTAGCTTGACCGCCATGAATTTGGCTTTTGTGTCTCATAGATAAAATAGAAGttagaaataagaaaagacCAAAAAGGAGAGAGAACAGAGCAACTGAACGAGATTCTTGCACAGGAATTATTACACTGCAACATTAGTCATGAGGTGTCATGGTTAATTCCTTCAATAATTTGCAATTGGATAGATCCACTGCTGTTTCAGGCTAACTCCAAGGCTGGCATAAGGAGAATTGAAAGAGATCACAATGGAAATTTGAACATGTTAATGCCTGTTACTATTACTATTTGAAATGGTTTATTATAATCATCAAAGCTTTTTTATGCCCATTATCATACATTTAGGAGGATACAATGTTTGTGTTAAAGAAAAATCTATATATAGATGGTAAATGTGAATTTCACAGTTACATATTTTATGTTCATGAATATTGCTAATGTCTATCAAATGCATCCTCTAACTTTTAATCgaattacttttattttgtggCCTTAAGAATCTCGTCCCTGGCCTCTGAAATGTAGTTTATGGCTGAAATGAACCTTTTTAGTAGAAAACTAGAGTTGGGGCGGATCATATTTATTGATAAAACTGTACAAAAGATTGCATCGTTTAGCAGTCAACATCATTTTGCTGTTATGGAGTACTTAATCGGTTCAGAGAATAGTTGAACAGGATTTTTTGGTAATTAGAAAGGCTATATGCAGGATGCTTCAGTTGGAATACCTGGACCTTTACCTCATTCACTGGCCTCTGAGCGCTAAACCTGGAAAAATTGGATTCCCGGTACCAAAAGAGGAACAACTAGCAATGAATTTCAAGTCAGTCTGGGCAGCCATGGAAGAGTGCCAGAGGTTTGGCCTCACAAAATCTATTGGACTCAGTAACTTCTCCTGCAAGAAGCTTGGAAACATACTCTCCTTTGCTACCATCCCCCCGTCAGTGAATCAAGTGAGTCTTTCTCGTTCCTTTTTAgtactttattttttgttttcatgcttttgattgCTGTAAACAAGCAATGATTAGGTAATGaagatgataaatttgttttgttcAGGTTGAGATTAGCCCTCTCTGGCAACAGCAGAGGCTCAGAGAGTTGTGCAAGGCCAAAGATGTTATTGTAACTGCTTACTCTCCTCTGGGAGCAAAAGGGACCCGCTGGGGCACTGATGAagttatggaaaatgaaacaCTGAAGGAGATCGCTAAAGCTCATGAGAAGACCGTTGCTCAGGTTCTACTGCTTGTTTTCGAGTAGCTTCTGCAATGCCTTTACTTTGATACGTTAATTTTATgaatcaaaaaaagaaacatataCCAGTTGTATGTGTAAATATTTCTGTGTTCTTTGTTCTTCTGAGTTATATTAACGGACTAAAACATTACAACGATTTGGAACCTTGGCAGATTTGTCTAAGGTGGGCATTTGAGCAAGGGGTAACTTTTGTGGTTAAGAGCTTCAACAAAGAAAGGATGAAGGAGAACCTGCAGATCTTTGACTGGGCATTATCAAAGGACGATTATAAGAAACTCAATGAAATTCGGCAGCACAGATTAATGCCTAAACTGGAAATGGTCTCACCTCATGGACCTTTCAAGTCCCTGGAAGAACTGTGGGATGGGGAGATTTAAGCTTTAGCTATCCTTGCTATGGTTGCAGTGATTTTTGCTGCTAAATTTATCATTTGTAGTAGTGCACTGCTGTTATACTTGTCTTCAGTTGAGCCAGCCCAAACCTTCCTCTTTAAGTTTGATCTTT containing:
- the LOC18609567 gene encoding non-functional NADPH-dependent codeinone reductase 2, producing MADVPEAPVFNIPEVKLSSSSGHRNMPVIGMGTMADPFDETALKEAVLEAIRVGYRHFDTASLYRSEKPLGEALAEALKLGLIASREELFITSKLWCTDAHADLVVPALKNSLRMLQLEYLDLYLIHWPLSAKPGKIGFPVPKEEQLAMNFKSVWAAMEECQRFGLTKSIGLSNFSCKKLGNILSFATIPPSVNQVEISPLWQQQRLRELCKAKDVIVTAYSPLGAKGTRWGTDEVMENETLKEIAKAHEKTVAQICLRWAFEQGVTFVVKSFNKERMKENLQIFDWALSKDDYKKLNEIRQHRLMPKLEMVSPHGPFKSLEELWDGEI